A single Sutterella megalosphaeroides DNA region contains:
- a CDS encoding amidohydrolase, with the protein MNSAGSTACCDDLPMELLPGWKNPSSLAALKLIRRTIHRYPEPGWTEFLSTARVAEILEELGFRLTWGPQFIRPEFVRGRDARAAEEGKEFARASGVSETLIRKMGDYPGLVAEIDTGVPGKTVAIRVELDALAVEEPVNIEHLPAREGFVSVRHGIMHACGHDGHQAVAVELARFVKTNLPRLTGKIRFIFQPAEEGSRGAYPIVMSGVLDDVDVLLCAHLGVDIPAGTVVAAPEKFLCTTKLDLEFRGSPSHAGMQPQLGRNALLAAANAAINVMALPRHAEGMTRVNVGALHAGEGRNVVPSHATMEVEVRGENEAINRELASEALLRARGAAIAFGVEMLSRTVGEAIDFVPDESITQLIAVCARRARFCEKVLPTHPYNGSDDGTLMIRCVQEHGGRAGYFMVGAAHDDCRAHAAVDFEERYLLTLYDTYANLLVALVGNWK; encoded by the coding sequence ATGAACTCCGCGGGTTCGACCGCGTGTTGCGACGACCTCCCGATGGAACTCCTCCCCGGGTGGAAGAATCCTTCGTCGCTTGCCGCTCTCAAGCTCATCCGACGTACGATCCATCGGTATCCGGAGCCCGGCTGGACGGAATTTCTCTCAACCGCCCGTGTGGCGGAAATCCTGGAGGAACTTGGATTTCGACTCACGTGGGGGCCGCAATTCATCCGGCCCGAATTCGTCCGGGGGCGCGACGCGAGGGCTGCGGAAGAGGGGAAGGAATTCGCGCGAGCATCGGGTGTATCCGAAACTCTCATACGGAAAATGGGCGACTACCCGGGGCTTGTGGCCGAAATCGATACGGGCGTGCCCGGCAAAACCGTTGCGATCCGTGTCGAACTTGACGCTCTGGCCGTCGAGGAGCCCGTCAATATCGAGCATCTTCCCGCGCGCGAGGGCTTTGTCTCCGTACGTCACGGCATTATGCACGCCTGCGGACACGACGGCCATCAGGCTGTGGCCGTCGAACTGGCGCGGTTCGTCAAAACGAATCTCCCGCGCCTTACGGGCAAAATCCGCTTCATTTTCCAACCGGCCGAAGAGGGATCGCGCGGTGCATACCCGATCGTCATGTCGGGTGTTTTGGACGACGTCGACGTGCTCCTTTGCGCGCACCTCGGGGTCGACATCCCGGCGGGGACCGTGGTGGCCGCTCCCGAAAAGTTTCTCTGTACGACGAAGCTCGACCTCGAATTCCGCGGGAGTCCTTCGCACGCCGGCATGCAGCCTCAGCTCGGGAGGAACGCCCTTTTGGCAGCCGCAAACGCCGCCATCAACGTTATGGCGCTTCCGCGCCACGCCGAAGGCATGACCCGAGTCAACGTGGGTGCCCTTCATGCGGGGGAAGGCCGTAATGTCGTGCCTTCACACGCCACGATGGAAGTGGAAGTGCGCGGAGAAAACGAAGCGATCAATCGGGAGCTTGCTTCGGAAGCGCTCCTTCGCGCCCGCGGTGCCGCTATCGCCTTCGGGGTCGAGATGCTCTCGCGCACGGTCGGGGAAGCGATCGACTTCGTACCCGACGAATCGATTACGCAGCTGATTGCGGTCTGCGCACGACGCGCCCGCTTTTGCGAAAAGGTGCTACCCACGCACCCCTACAACGGGTCGGACGACGGCACGCTCATGATCCGTTGCGTGCAGGAGCACGGGGGACGTGCGGGCTATTTTATGGTCGGGGCTGCGCACGACGACTGCCGCGCCCATGCTGCGGTCGACTTTGAGGAGCGCTATCTTCTGACGCTCTACGACACGTACGCGAACCTCCTCGTTGCCTTGGTCGGGAACTGGAAGTAA
- a CDS encoding YdgA family protein — translation MLTAIEFLKRHSALAGTIVILATGAVTGLVVYQKSVQSMLLAALAEPGAVAASVIVTTEPRERGLFTWRDRASITIGSSVWSPDDPSAMPVTFEFDIVAHFGILGLSGEIHALNSTGMSATLYSLLKGIRPHLSVDYRTGLFSDDLTIEAEVSPFDVQVNATEAGVGPIDWLVSATSPVRIVVKAGRASPVTLETFFDDFRVTAFDPARNRLSLVLKGGEFRNTYLPQPFERIEREWFMSESEGVLSRVEFDQFDPRGHLNVVFDDLYQRVSKRPKETLRDHADDYENHTETLDGDYAISAKTASLRITPEDGNELGFDAGQIQMSSRAENVPVVLFETLDEDQIEREFRKAGTVSFHLDELSFLAEGKKTTATAHFSGNLTPKKTASIDVAAPRATPDPEHETPHERAERRRRAFEKAEDTSPDLAWSLTAEIPDEVLESIETLLSGKRRGIAPTLRHFLVEKPAEDGSAWSIDFRGDIRKGATLNGRNFSWEVKKAYEATPDGFVGH, via the coding sequence GTGCTTACCGCGATTGAATTTTTAAAACGTCACTCGGCGCTTGCGGGGACGATCGTTATTCTTGCGACTGGGGCCGTGACGGGCCTGGTCGTTTATCAGAAGTCCGTTCAGTCGATGCTTCTCGCGGCGCTCGCGGAACCAGGCGCCGTGGCGGCCTCCGTCATCGTGACGACGGAGCCGCGCGAACGCGGGCTCTTTACCTGGCGGGACCGCGCGAGCATCACCATCGGATCGAGTGTATGGTCGCCGGACGACCCCTCCGCCATGCCCGTGACGTTCGAATTCGACATCGTCGCGCACTTCGGGATTCTTGGCCTCTCGGGCGAAATTCACGCCCTCAACTCGACGGGAATGTCCGCCACGCTCTACAGCCTCTTGAAGGGAATTCGTCCGCATTTGTCGGTCGACTATCGTACGGGGCTTTTCTCCGACGATCTTACGATCGAAGCGGAAGTCTCTCCCTTTGACGTACAGGTGAACGCCACCGAAGCGGGCGTGGGGCCCATCGACTGGCTCGTCTCCGCAACCTCACCCGTACGGATCGTCGTAAAGGCGGGGAGAGCAAGCCCCGTGACGCTCGAAACTTTCTTCGACGACTTCCGCGTCACCGCGTTCGACCCGGCGCGCAATCGTCTGTCGCTCGTTCTCAAGGGCGGGGAATTCCGCAACACGTATCTGCCGCAGCCCTTCGAACGGATCGAGCGCGAATGGTTCATGTCGGAGTCGGAAGGCGTCCTGTCGCGGGTGGAGTTCGATCAGTTCGATCCGAGAGGGCACCTGAACGTCGTCTTCGACGACCTCTACCAACGCGTATCCAAGCGCCCGAAGGAAACCCTGAGGGATCACGCGGACGACTACGAAAACCACACCGAAACGCTTGATGGCGACTACGCGATTTCCGCTAAAACGGCTTCGCTTCGCATTACCCCCGAGGACGGAAACGAGCTCGGGTTCGATGCGGGACAAATCCAAATGAGTTCCCGCGCCGAAAACGTGCCGGTCGTGCTCTTCGAGACGCTCGACGAAGACCAGATCGAACGGGAATTCCGCAAGGCGGGAACCGTAAGCTTCCACCTCGACGAGCTCTCGTTCCTCGCGGAAGGCAAAAAGACCACTGCGACCGCCCACTTCTCCGGAAACCTGACGCCGAAGAAGACCGCGTCGATCGACGTGGCCGCACCCCGCGCGACGCCCGATCCCGAGCACGAGACCCCGCACGAGCGTGCGGAACGGCGTCGTCGCGCCTTCGAAAAGGCGGAAGACACGTCGCCGGACCTCGCTTGGAGCCTCACGGCGGAAATTCCCGACGAGGTGCTCGAAAGCATCGAGACGCTGCTTTCCGGGAAGCGTCGCGGGATCGCCCCGACCTTGCGCCACTTCCTCGTTGAGAAGCCCGCCGAAGACGGTTCCGCATGGTCGATCGACTTCCGAGGCGACATTCGCAAGGGTGCGACCCTCAACGGTCGGAACTTCTCCTGGGAAGTCAAAAAGGCCTACGAGGCGACGCCCGACGGGTTCGTCGGACACTGA
- a CDS encoding endonuclease, translating to MFIDRKKITCTVLGLFALAGTVSAQNTTIDSFNEAKKLLERQVYHDHRVTIYCNAIFDKKKNITLPEGFTASKHEKRSHRVEWEHVVPAENFGRAFPEWREGHPDCVDSKGRDFKGRRCAEKENMTYRHMQADMYNLYPAIGSVNALRSNINFGMLPGAKSDFGTCQMKIEGNTVEPPESARGVIARTYKYMDAAYKEFNMSRQQKQLMDAWDKMYPVDAWECERARRIEKIQKNRNEIVAKACEKAGL from the coding sequence ATGTTTATCGATCGAAAAAAAATTACGTGTACCGTCCTCGGTCTCTTTGCGCTTGCAGGGACCGTCTCTGCGCAGAATACGACCATCGATTCCTTCAACGAAGCGAAGAAACTTCTTGAGCGCCAGGTCTATCACGACCATCGCGTTACGATCTACTGCAACGCTATCTTCGACAAGAAAAAGAACATTACGTTGCCCGAAGGTTTCACCGCGTCGAAGCACGAGAAACGTTCGCACCGCGTGGAGTGGGAGCACGTCGTCCCTGCAGAAAACTTCGGGCGGGCATTTCCCGAATGGCGCGAGGGCCATCCCGATTGCGTCGACTCGAAGGGGCGCGACTTCAAGGGGCGCCGCTGCGCCGAGAAGGAGAACATGACCTACCGCCACATGCAGGCCGACATGTACAACCTCTATCCCGCAATCGGTTCCGTGAACGCTTTGCGCTCGAACATCAATTTCGGCATGCTCCCCGGAGCGAAGTCCGACTTCGGCACGTGCCAAATGAAGATCGAAGGGAATACCGTGGAGCCGCCCGAATCCGCGCGCGGCGTGATCGCGCGTACCTACAAGTACATGGATGCGGCCTATAAGGAATTCAACATGTCGCGCCAGCAAAAGCAGCTCATGGACGCTTGGGACAAGATGTACCCGGTCGACGCGTGGGAATGCGAACGTGCCCGCCGCATCGAGAAAATCCAGAAGAACCGAAACGAAATCGTTGCGAAGGCCTGTGAGAAGGCCGGGCTTTGA
- a CDS encoding autotransporter domain-containing protein — translation MKSQSPHFTVAALARALAAALAFSTGAASAGPVMVIPESTSGNDVVLKNTEYVLNGVATPVTWSYDTVAGGYSDGGATVSNNTVTVNDPEMVKSGIGYLYGGYGKSGLVTGNRLVVDGSYRGGNGSLGVSFILRGSFSESGDVVGNSLELKRMRLAAYGTTVGHESQTGRVADNTVLLQSVVLNREPTYLGVRTYSGSAERNTLILRGYKSPYGGSGSELPTRIDRAYAASAGNLAVGNRAYLEDWSYVNEFGAAIVDSGLAEDNEVHLTGEHVRVQRVFGVQAQLDSIARGNSVFLESGPRLDDADAAYFLPYGSLTGAQTDTGDAVSNRVVVTGGAVGGDVYGARSNSGTVTSNVVRMADDEGIHSGFFVGGLSTEGTAAKNRVVIEGGTLTGTLAGGQTASGTATGNVVEMKGGTFTGDIYGGHAVLDGTVSENIVEISGGKVIGNVYARFVNYGLDGTADHSSSVGNRIVLKGSEAGMPDLSKARLIASNVPVPVAPPPGDCSADGSCTDGVTEVPVEEPIPGEPPVEAAALLRKAPSLRETVFSSGGTLEIDGFSGSVLSVADFERIDFTNVVYTDASADRPILTILDADASRTDDTLVSVSRITLDGSADLTNLKTLKLLEIVDAPDIAFKYDESKVFDIYQGVGVIAQGSLVASPSGGVDVGEPNVTPDPNPGDGDSGDNSGGNPGGGDSGEGGTENPDDGNDNSGNGGDSGDNPGENPGGGDSGDGGTENPDDGNDNSDNGSDSGDNPGENPGVDDSGDGDTENPDDGSDNSGNGGDSGDNSGGIDVDIDNARVNPQMRLVARTRAASVAFANTGAELVSEKLSALRSETREGGHFFGGIYGKREKFDVASNLDIKGYSAIVGAGWRSRTSFADVTGALFYEHGKGDYTTENTFAGQSFDGTGSLRTNGGGAALRLDFENGTHASASIRIGDLNTTMDNVLMDGMDRAWGYEVSSTYYGLTTEIGHEWALSHALRLEGYAAYGYTYVDSADFSIGNEKFEFASVSSHRLKAGARVHYAVNEASRITAGLSYEQELDGKTTLRVGSLEAPAENIKGGTVGAEAGFSFTPSSASNWTIDATARAFAGERQGISGTFQSTWRF, via the coding sequence TTGAAATCCCAATCCCCGCACTTTACCGTTGCCGCGCTCGCGCGTGCGCTTGCCGCCGCACTGGCCTTCTCGACCGGTGCCGCATCGGCGGGTCCGGTTATGGTCATTCCCGAGTCGACGAGCGGCAACGACGTCGTGTTGAAAAACACCGAGTACGTTCTCAACGGCGTTGCGACGCCCGTTACATGGTCGTACGACACCGTGGCGGGAGGCTATTCGGACGGGGGCGCAACCGTTTCGAACAATACCGTCACGGTCAATGATCCGGAGATGGTCAAATCGGGTATCGGCTACCTCTACGGGGGTTACGGCAAGTCGGGCCTCGTTACGGGCAACCGACTCGTTGTCGACGGCTCCTACAGAGGAGGCAACGGCTCGCTTGGCGTTTCCTTCATTCTTCGAGGCTCTTTCTCCGAATCGGGTGACGTCGTAGGCAATTCTCTCGAGCTCAAGCGGATGCGCCTGGCCGCTTACGGCACTACGGTCGGTCACGAAAGTCAAACGGGGCGGGTTGCCGACAACACCGTTCTTCTCCAAAGCGTGGTCCTCAACCGTGAACCCACCTACCTCGGCGTACGCACCTACTCGGGGTCGGCCGAACGAAATACGCTGATCCTTCGAGGCTACAAGAGCCCTTACGGCGGTTCCGGGAGCGAATTGCCGACTCGCATCGATCGCGCCTATGCCGCAAGCGCCGGCAACCTTGCCGTCGGAAATCGAGCCTACCTGGAAGACTGGTCCTATGTAAATGAGTTCGGCGCCGCAATCGTCGACTCCGGGCTCGCCGAGGACAACGAAGTTCATCTGACGGGCGAACACGTTCGCGTGCAGCGTGTGTTCGGCGTGCAAGCGCAATTGGATTCGATTGCGCGAGGCAACAGCGTGTTTCTTGAGTCCGGTCCGCGGCTCGATGATGCCGACGCCGCCTATTTCCTTCCTTACGGTTCGTTAACGGGCGCTCAAACCGACACGGGAGATGCGGTGAGCAATCGGGTCGTCGTTACGGGCGGCGCCGTCGGCGGTGATGTCTACGGCGCCCGATCAAACTCGGGCACCGTGACATCGAACGTCGTACGCATGGCGGACGACGAGGGCATTCACAGCGGGTTCTTCGTGGGAGGACTCTCGACCGAAGGGACAGCCGCGAAAAATCGCGTTGTCATCGAAGGCGGTACGCTCACGGGAACGCTCGCGGGCGGGCAGACCGCTTCGGGCACGGCGACGGGCAATGTCGTCGAAATGAAGGGCGGCACCTTTACGGGCGACATCTACGGCGGTCACGCCGTTCTCGACGGAACGGTTTCGGAAAACATCGTCGAAATCTCGGGCGGCAAAGTGATCGGCAACGTCTATGCGCGCTTTGTAAACTACGGTTTGGACGGCACGGCCGATCATTCGTCGAGCGTTGGGAACCGGATTGTTTTGAAAGGAAGCGAGGCGGGCATGCCCGACCTGAGCAAAGCACGCCTCATCGCGTCGAACGTCCCCGTTCCCGTTGCGCCCCCTCCGGGCGATTGCTCTGCGGACGGTTCCTGCACCGACGGCGTCACGGAAGTGCCCGTTGAAGAGCCTATCCCGGGCGAGCCCCCCGTTGAAGCGGCTGCGCTCCTCCGAAAGGCCCCCTCTCTTCGCGAAACGGTGTTCTCGTCCGGCGGAACCCTTGAAATCGACGGTTTCTCCGGGAGCGTTCTTTCCGTGGCCGATTTCGAGCGCATCGACTTTACGAATGTTGTCTATACGGACGCGAGCGCCGATCGGCCGATTCTCACCATTCTCGACGCGGATGCGAGCCGCACGGACGACACGCTCGTTTCCGTTTCACGCATCACGCTCGACGGTTCGGCCGACCTGACGAACCTCAAAACCCTGAAACTCCTTGAGATCGTCGATGCGCCCGACATCGCATTCAAGTACGACGAATCGAAGGTTTTCGACATCTATCAGGGTGTGGGTGTCATTGCTCAAGGCTCGCTTGTCGCATCGCCTTCGGGCGGCGTCGACGTAGGCGAACCGAACGTCACGCCCGATCCCAACCCCGGCGACGGCGATTCGGGCGACAATTCGGGTGGAAACCCCGGAGGCGGCGATTCGGGTGAGGGCGGCACGGAAAATCCCGACGACGGCAATGACAACTCCGGCAACGGCGGCGACTCGGGCGACAATCCGGGCGAAAACCCCGGAGGCGGCGATTCGGGTGACGGCGGCACGGAAAATCCCGACGACGGCAATGACAATTCCGACAACGGCAGCGACTCGGGCGACAATCCGGGCGAAAACCCCGGAGTCGACGATTCGGGTGACGGCGACACGGAAAACCCCGACGACGGCAGTGACAATTCCGGCAACGGCGGCGACTCCGGAGACAATTCGGGCGGCATTGACGTCGACATTGACAACGCCCGCGTCAATCCCCAGATGCGACTCGTTGCGCGTACTCGCGCCGCGTCCGTTGCATTTGCCAACACGGGTGCGGAGCTCGTCTCCGAAAAGCTTTCGGCTCTTCGGTCGGAAACCCGCGAGGGCGGCCACTTCTTCGGCGGCATTTACGGGAAACGCGAAAAGTTCGACGTGGCGAGCAACCTCGACATCAAGGGCTACAGTGCGATCGTGGGTGCGGGCTGGCGGAGCCGTACGTCTTTTGCGGACGTGACGGGCGCCCTCTTCTACGAGCACGGCAAGGGCGACTACACGACCGAGAACACCTTTGCCGGGCAGAGCTTTGACGGCACGGGGTCGCTCCGTACGAACGGCGGTGGCGCCGCGCTGCGCCTCGACTTCGAAAACGGCACGCACGCGTCCGCCTCGATTCGCATCGGGGACCTCAATACCACGATGGACAACGTCCTCATGGACGGTATGGATCGCGCCTGGGGTTACGAGGTTTCGAGCACCTACTACGGCCTCACGACCGAGATCGGGCACGAATGGGCGCTCTCGCACGCGCTTCGCCTCGAAGGCTACGCCGCGTACGGTTACACCTACGTCGACTCGGCGGACTTCTCGATCGGAAACGAAAAGTTCGAGTTCGCGAGCGTTTCGAGCCATCGTCTGAAAGCAGGCGCACGTGTTCACTATGCCGTGAACGAAGCGAGCCGCATCACGGCGGGTCTTTCCTACGAACAGGAATTGGACGGCAAGACCACCCTGCGCGTAGGGTCGCTCGAAGCTCCGGCTGAAAACATCAAAGGCGGCACGGTCGGTGCGGAAGCGGGCTTCTCGTTCACGCCCTCGTCCGCGTCGAACTGGACGATCGACGCGACGGCCCGCGCCTTCGCGGGCGAACGTCAGGGAATCTCCGGGACGTTCCAGTCGACCTGGCGCTTCTGA
- a CDS encoding H-NS histone family protein, with product MASDLQTALVEISELQDQIRRKRNQIHRLAVQECQRLINQAEIRPDELVFTLPPVKTKTGSVKYVGPKGEVWTGRGRQPEWLKVLVEAGHDIQEFRRVAD from the coding sequence ATGGCTTCCGACCTTCAGACCGCCCTTGTTGAGATCTCCGAACTTCAGGATCAGATTCGCCGCAAGCGCAACCAGATTCACCGCCTGGCCGTTCAGGAGTGTCAGCGCCTCATCAACCAGGCCGAAATCCGCCCCGACGAACTCGTCTTCACGCTCCCGCCCGTCAAGACGAAGACGGGTAGCGTCAAGTATGTGGGCCCCAAGGGCGAAGTCTGGACGGGCCGCGGCCGTCAACCCGAGTGGCTGAAGGTCCTCGTCGAAGCCGGCCACGACATTCAGGAATTCCGCCGGGTCGCGGACTGA